The stretch of DNA GACTCGATAAGGAAGCTTCCTTAGTTCGATTTGATGCTTCCGGTGACTCGTTCTTTATGGCTGTTGATGAGACTGTTTGCGTTCATCAGGCTGAGGATGCTCGTTTGTTGTTTGAATTACAATGCCCCAAACGTGTTCTTTGCGCCGCACCTGCTAGGGTTTGTGCTTTTAACTAATATGCttgattatttttatgttattcaaAGCAAAATTATGTTAATATTGTCATTGTTTAATTCCATTTTAGGGGTTTTCGAGTGATTTATAATTTAGGTTATAGTatgtaaaaaaatgtaatattaaaataaaacagtaGATTTTTCATTTGCCAATCAAAGGACTGATTGCCCGACTATTGGCAAGAGTTGACTGACTAGTGAAACAAGCATGTTTTagatttgaaaaatgaaaataaattaggaTGTCAATTTGATGAGGTTGTTATAACTATGGTTTAAAATCAAAGCTGCATCACCTCACGACTTTGTAGGAATGTGGTCAAATTTAATCGACCGATGACACTCAATTGGGGTTGCATAACTATCAATAACCTTGGTGTCATGATCCATATTTTAGTGCAAAGCATTTCTATAAAACCCTGATTCTAATAGAAAAAGATGCCTTAGCAAGTTATACTGCTGCATACATGTGATGCAATTATTAAGCATATCTAAACCAGAAGTGGGAGATGGTGTTCTTGCTTTTTATAGGATCCGGGATCAGATAACTAGGCTGTTTTtcttattagtattagtatcaGAACAGAATTCAAATATGTAACTTTCGTTAATGTGAAAAAAGTTTCTCCCCTGCTCATCATGTctgtttaatattttgtttgattgattgcCACTGAACATGTTGTGTTGTTGTTTTATTTGCCCTTACACGACTATACACATGAAGGTAATTGATTGAAATCTGAATCTtgtttttctaaattatttgtgGTGAAATATCTGATGTTCGATAATGGGGCTGATATGAGCATGTTTATCTACAGCTATATATACGACTATATGCATAGCACAATTTTACTAGTCTTTAGCCAGTGTAATTGTTGAAATAAACCTTGTGTTGCATCGATTGTTATCATGTGCAATCTTGTATAATTACAATGTTTAGTTGTTTACTGCAATttgtatatttaataataacaatggGGTTTTGAGTTGAGGATGTAAACTTATCTGAATTATGTTTTTGACACCTATTTATTCTATGCTGCAGAATGGACTTCTCTATACAGGCGGTGAGGACCGAAATATCACAGCATGGGACATAAAGAGTGGAAAAGCTGCATATTGTATAGAAGAGGCCCATGCTGCCCGTGTAAAAGGTATTGTTGTGCTCAGTGATGAGGCTACAGGGGATGATGAACCATACCTGGTGGCATCTGCATCATCTGATGGGACAATACGTGCATGGGATGTTCGAATGGCTGCCACAGAGAAGCCAAATCCACTAGCTGAGTGTAAGACACAGTCAAGGCTGACATGCCTTGCTGGATCATGTCTGAAATATTGtaagttgaaaattttgaatccATGAATGAATATAATGTTTATAACCTTAGCTCATATTGCTTGAACTGTCTTTTCTGCCTGCATGTTAGTTTTAAAATTCAGAACTTGAGTAGCTATGTTCATTAGTTTTTCGCTGTTCTATATAACCTTAATGAGTGCCTTAGAATGTTGTTGGGAGACTTAAGGGAAGTGAGTCTTAAGTTTTTGAAGAGTATCACCAGTACATAATTGTAAGGGGAAATCTTATTAAAGGAAATGTAAGCAAGGAGACACTCTTGAGAATGGTTCAAACCCTTGAAATATTTCAGAAACCTTCTATCTGCGAACTAGAATTAGAAGTTAAATATAAACAGGCATTCAGGcaaaaaatgtttgatttcaCAAGAAACAAAGCTTTGGTCTGTGTTGGAGTTTAGGTCTTAGGAACTTTACTTTTTGATTAGTTTTTAGTTTCTATAACATTCTTCATAAGTAGTTCTGTGCTTGTATGCATGTTGGTTGGTTCTTTACTGTGATATTAATTTTGCTTTAATTTTCCTTTGTACAGCAGCCAAACAACCCCAAGGTGGAAAGAATAATGCAAAAGTTGAAGATGAAAATCAAATGGTGACTGATCAATAGGTTTTCTTGCTGGCATGCTTGAGAAAATTGTTTTGCTGTTCGACTAACGCGGCTTTGACCTTCGAAGGGTTCAATTAGCATCATGTTGATTATATTTATCAGTTGCGGCGCGTGCATACACAAAAGCACACAGCTGCTATATGTTGGCTTGTGTTATGTTTAATATCTAATTCTGTATAACTCTCCTAGAAAGTTGAAACAGATGAAGGTTCACATACTATTATTTTTCATCTTagaatattttagttttcatttaatatatattattatatatgaaaatttCCCATTCAATGTGGAAATCAGATGGATTTTTGGGGTTCTTTCAGTGTGCATTTTATTAAGAATCATATACCAAGTCAGTGTGCATCTTACTCTTTTCAACAATAGTGATTCATCATGACCTTTTCTCTGCCCTTGGTTTAATTAAATGATTGGAGGTGAAAATAAGTTGATATGTGTATTTTGTTTCATACGGTAAAGGGATGCAATATATGATATTGGGTTTTATTTATTCAACTTTGATCCGATTGATCGTGGTTGGATACTGCTTGGTTTTCTTGCAGTGAAAGAATGGCATTAATGGTGGTGCAGTTATTTCATTCTAATAGTGACTTTATagttacattttaattttatatatatatatatatatatatatatatatatatatatatatatatatatatatatatatatatatgggatttgctaatgcacacccactgttttttatgaaggtgtgcattagcaacatacaccttaaggtgtatttaactactttttagttatcatttgctaacacacaccttctaaaaattaAGTAGGTGTATTATAGCAAATGCCTATAGGAGTTGCTAACGTAtacccacttattttttaggtgtgcattagcaacatgcaccttaaggtgtactccctccgtcccaaattataagagaaaataaaaaaatcacacttattaagaaaaagtaaaacatgagaatttgaagtatgtttttgtgggttttccttggaataagttgtataggaagatgtaaaaacaatttttattggttgttgtttattgagaaaatgagagagaagaaattaaatgcaatttgcatttaattttatgaaaataaggaaaaaaacattcttgaaaatgatttttctcttataatttgggacaaaaaaaatgggctttttttccttataatttgggacggagggagtatttaactactttttagttataaCTTGCTAACACACACCTTAAAAATAAGcgggtgtacgttagcaaaaccctgtatatatatatatatatatatatatatatagggtttgCTAATTTAAAcccacctaaaaacatgaaggtctaaattagcaaggtgccttctcactttggacaaaaaaactcttgacatttagttattttacactagaaaattcagggttagttaggtaaattttattaaatattgtgCACATTTTTGCTAATTTACACTCACTTaatctatctattatttatatgtttaagagtttctctctcttgatcacttTCATATGTGGCATTCTCTCATTTATCATAATCCATGTGGCAACTTTTGAGAGCATGTTTTCTTATGTGGCAACCTTTGAGAActtcaatagaaattatgtaATGTATGTACTcatataagaaatttttttttggtgtccttctcaatcaaaatttaatgctaattcaaaaataatcattcaaaaggaaacaatcgaatacatttcaatttttttaataacaatgtcagtttttacttttttttggtgtcattctcaatcaaaatttaatgctaattcaaaaataattattcaaaaggaaacaattgaatacatttcaatttttttaatgcaatgtcaatttttacttctaatttgattatttgatattttattcattattattattattacattattattatattatattttataaacaaagtCATTTTGTCCCATAATTTGTCAATTAGATAATTGCTATTAAATGACATTTATAATTTCGATCTTCATTCTATTAATATAAATAGCTGTGATTTGCAACCGATTTCACACACTATTGCAAttcaaaattatactttttgcAATCTTTTATCTCTATTCTTTTTTTGGGTGATTTCACTCTCATTTCCTTCAACTTTTTcgttgttctattttcttctttcaatgtttttttctttcaagtttaatattatatagtatatttttgtattttgatgcTATCATTTTTTGTGCCTACAAGGAGataatcttcttttcttattttacagCAGGTGCCCGTCTTTTTTGTGCTTACAAGGAGataatcttcaactttttcgttgttctattttcttattttcgaagatgttatatgcattttttttatatatataagctttgtatttaaatgatgtttatgattaatcataattatactaattttgagctataattttttattagcagGTCCATACGGAAGAACATATTGttcgttattcaaattaggattaagtattatcaactgatgttagagttttaagtatttatttatattttttttatattttattgtcattttttttaatcatgtttagttattaaaaaacactttttgttcatattattttttattggtgtaaatcatgcttataaatgtttttttttactattattaataaatgttgtactcttttttttactcattatttttttgtttgtctaatttttcatgtgatatttaacaaatatactgataaactaatagaaactcctcgaaggactatactatagaacaaattgcttatcaaaaaaaattatatagaattaattggccaaatgtggaactgagaaattgaaggcttaatatgtttcaaaacaaaattgaaggcttaagaatctctgaacaaaaatactcaccttaaaaggaatataaaaaaaaataaaaatagtaatttaattgttcacaaaaaaatttattcttaaacttcatacttatcgaacagagaaaatggtgtgattgtctgaaatataaaaggaatgaagtaattgacttcatagattatttttctattttattttattattttattaattttattaataaaaaaaaagttacatagtgatttataccaaacataatattacaaaagggggtattgataaaaaaataatctacatcgaggtattaagcaaaaaataacttacacggggtgggacatacatttgtagattttattatataaaaaatacgataaatatcaattgaaagtaaggaaagtaacaatgattttatatataaaaaaagaaagaattaaaagtaataatatcatgtattactttgtttttattttccaaacatcactgtaagataaacaaatagataaattttttaaaatttgcagcattaacaaatgagatatgcataaaaaaaattatataattttttttgtgtcaagcaaatgacaaataattctactgttcattacacaaatgtgaaattttttcacacggggacatgagctaaaatactccagaagaaaacaaatgtctaaaggagagagatgacgattaagaactaatatatattaaccgttagattagtttttgcttaatgaccttttttatgaaaataaaagaacaaatatacgaacatgtgggttgggaacggggagtggagtatcactctccgttctaccatttctccttaaaatctccaaaatttggatcatttatcatatttaaataaattattacattaaatataaaattaattttacaaataattaaaaaaaccacaaaatattaaaaatttaataatccatatttttcatgtgtcaaaaaaatatctatatttttcattgaacattaacccgtgcatttgcacgggtaagttatactagttatttatatgtttgagagtttctctctcatagtaCTTTTCTTATGTGTCATTCTCTATTTGATCACTTGATTAGGTGTCACTCTACTATTTACTAATCTCCTATGTGGCGACTTATTAGAACatttctctaattttatttatttgacctTTGGTTAATTTAAAAAGGCAACCATTACTATATTAATCAGGTTTAaatcacaaaaatcaaaatcagaaagacaattattgatatattaattgggtttaatcacaaaaatcaaatttaaaaattataactatatatagaaatttcttattcttataaattaatttgaacaacattagatgagttttttttttcgtttgaaaaatatcaacaatattttcaattcttattttttaagtgtattattattttatttataaaaaaaaaactgtattatTATTTGAGTGCATTTGTCAATTACCTTTAACATAAATAAGTAGTTttacaacaaattatttttatattatatacatgcacaaaaattatgaaaataaatgaGTAGTCAATTTATATTCTATATTTGGAAACAATtcaaaacattatttattttggtaagAATTCAATACATTATTATTAGGAGATTAGGAGGCAATCAAACAACTTATAGTACTAATATTCTAAAATGGTAAGAccccaatttttttaacatacgAAAACAAATTCTTATTATGTGATAAAAAGAATTATgctaaaaaactaatatatttttattaaaatataagcattagtttgataaaaaaaattattcacattcaatttattaataaaaattaaaattcgaaatttattttaaaatataattcttcatttttgtttaacaagccaattcttcatattttattatcttaaaaaaaaatggaatatttgagttatattcatgtgcatcaatttataatataatggaatggaatatgccttatttacaaatatatttactaatacgttttttaaattgaaaatggaatcaatatatttgactttaatgaatttaatttcacattaaagacaaaattactcaTATGTAGTGAAGGGCAAAATAGACCAAAGAAAAAGTCAACCCAAACTCccctatcccctttatatattgttatagatttcaTCTCTCTCAAtactcacaattttttttgtctattgtcactttttaaaaatttctttattattttttttttgttcggTTTTTcttatactgtttttttttttacaatttagattattttcttttggtctttatatttttatttttatttattaatccaatTTATTATTTGTGACACAGAAATAATTGAAAGACAATAAGAAATATTCTGATAAAATGGATTGAATTGAGATCAAACTTggagtctttttttttcttatcttgCTTTATCAATAATTATGAGTTGGATACAACTTTAAATATCAATGATGTATTCTCTTAATGAATGAATCAACAGAGTgatcaaatgatgtattttttcaatAGTGTTATGTtcatcattatttatatatgaaatttttgttggaacaaaattgatttaaaaatgttagcccctaaatctataaaggttttgatgataacaaagtattaataaacaattggaaggactaaaaatttattttaagtgcgcagatataagcatcagacaagctctgagtgaagctcagaggatgtgaattcagaagttcataagcgctcagaagatgttggacttcagaagttacaaccttcagatgatgaagtcttcagaacttcttaagtgactaaagcttcgtcaacctctgaagatctttttgaaatctgtgaagattctctttactagtcaactcttctaccaatgaagaaaaggacctttcaagcctgatcagttcagctactctcgttttgtctgtcctaacttgagaacgtgggtcttcagttttgttagctgaataaggaaagtccactctgcagtagtcaaagtaactgaaactctttcttagttttggatacaaccaaactgcatcaagacagactgcttgaagacaaaagattatcaactccaacggttctttttgcaacgactcttttctggtggtatatatactagaagaatcagctacaacaaaaatatattattaaggattgaacgtgcgctgaacaaactctgaattctgtgtatacaagctctgaacctcttatcaagtgttttttgcactttagtcaaatactctgtactatttgtatttgctctctttaggttcatctaagagcatttgtatattttcatatacttttctattacttgaggaaacttaagcttgtgtgcttaagtgtgaagtcttaagcgtgtgtgcttgagcattgttgagaagtctcttgcttgtgtgcttgagcaggtgtaatcttgtgtgattatagtgaaatcccttggaagtgcaaggggactggactactctcgttttgtgagaggaaccagtataaattgcttgt from Trifolium pratense cultivar HEN17-A07 linkage group LG5, ARS_RC_1.1, whole genome shotgun sequence encodes:
- the LOC123887196 gene encoding p21-activated protein kinase-interacting protein 1-like encodes the protein MSEKRRINLVAGSYERFIWGFNLNPNKQTLTPFFSYPSHLSLIKSVAVSGSVVASGGSDDTIHLYNLSAASSLGSLNHHSSTVTSLSFYSPPHLSFPRNLVSADSDGSVAIFDADGFVHLQTLSVHRKAINDLALHPSGKLALTVSRDNCFAMINLVRGRRSFCCRLDKEASLVRFDASGDSFFMAVDETVCVHQAEDARLLFELQCPKRVLCAAPARNGLLYTGGEDRNITAWDIKSGKAAYCIEEAHAARVKGIVVLSDEATGDDEPYLVASASSDGTIRAWDVRMAATEKPNPLAECKTQSRLTCLAGSCLKYSAKQPQGGKNNAKVEDENQMVTDQ